In Rattus rattus isolate New Zealand chromosome 3, Rrattus_CSIRO_v1, whole genome shotgun sequence, one genomic interval encodes:
- the Marcol gene encoding MARCO-like protein, with amino-acid sequence MREKMEKFDFGVDLKSRSLASAQIAKPSIFKLEENQKPALIVETKNEANPGGKKESNKQGGSLTQRKPGMLILQRQPGYSNQAGKPVNSHQQGKPEVLNQPGMPSALILQGKLGESNKKGTPNVSSKQEESELSSRKGKPGSPSQKGKPSLPKDKPESVSQKGKPTSFSNKGKPGSSDQGNLESSNQQGKPEPSSQQGKPGSSNQQGKPGSSSQQGKPERSSQQRKPRSLYNQEEGKNVDNLSKDNAMGIQAKSMISKSLTGNKRYDSIYKPVGGSDGNHVETPVYLMKQKDE; translated from the exons atgagagaaaagatggaaaaatttgACTTTGGAgttgatttaaaatcaagaagtT TGGCTTCTGCTCAGATCGCAAAACCAAGTATTTTTAAGCTAGAAGAGAATCAAAAGCCTGCACTTATTGTAGAGACAAAAAATGAAGCTAATCCTGGGGGAAAGAAGGAATCTAACAAACAGGGAGGTAGTCTCACACAAAGAAAACCAGGGATGTTAATTCTGCAAAGACAACCAGGATATTCCAACCAGGCAGGAAAACCAGTGAACAGTCATCAGCAAGGGAAGCCAGAAGTTTTGAACCAGCCTGGGATGCCCAGTGCTTTGATTTTGCAAGGGAAGCTAGGGGAATCTAATAAAAAAGGGACTCCAAATGTTTCTAGCAAGCAAGAAGAATCAGAATTGTCTAGTCGAAAAGGAAAGCCCGGGTCTCCTAGTCAAAAAGGGAAGCCATCACTGCCTAAAGACAAGCCAGAGTCTGTTAGCCAAAAGGGGAAACCAACATCATTTAGCAATAAAGGCAAGCCTGGGTCTTCTGACCAAGGGAATTTAGAATCCTCTAACCAACAAGGGAAACCAGAACCCTCTAGCCAACAAGGGAAACCAGGATCCTCTAACCAACAAGGAAAACCAGGATCCTCCAGTCAACAAGGAAAACCAGAACGTTCTAGCCAACAAAGGAAACCTAGGTCTTTGTAtaatcaagaagaaggaaaaaatgtagATAACCTTTCAAAGGACAATGCAATGGGGATACAG GCTAAAAGCATGATCAGCAAGAGCCTAACTGGAAATAAAAGGTATGACTCCATTTACAAACCAGTTGGTGGTTCTGATGGAAACCATGTGGAAACTCCTGTGTATTTAATGAAGCAAAAG gatgAGTAA